The Xenopus laevis strain J_2021 chromosome 5L, Xenopus_laevis_v10.1, whole genome shotgun sequence genome has a segment encoding these proteins:
- the LOC121393742 gene encoding inhibitor of Bruton tyrosine kinase-like, whose amino-acid sequence MERVWPECTTRSRSLQHALDVISVVTRASEQHIKVFLSSYCCNAVTLKDDFGRNATHIAASCGKKNVLDWLITGKGVDLAVKDKESGWTALHRSIFYGHIDCALSLLKHGSNLYIQDKDGYTPLDLVMKDRPPHIVSKLVVPRLVEGLRGHPCTQVAGAKDHTVVLTEDGYVYTFGLNTPLQIQMFQGRILARS is encoded by the exons ATGGAAAGAGTATGGCCCGAGTGCACTACACGTAGTCGCTCTCTCCAGCATGCTTTGGATGTTATTTCTGTGGTGACTAGAGCAAGTGAGCAACACATAAAGGTCTTCCTTTCTTCTTATTGCTGTAATGCTGTTACACTCAAAGATGACTTTGGGCGGAATGCTACTCATATTGCGGCATCCTGTGGGAAGAAAAATGTACTTGATTGGTTAATTACAGGAAAAGGTGTTGACTTGGCTGTCAAAGACAAAGAATCAGGATGGACAGCATTACACAGAAGCATTTTCTATGGACATATCGATTGTGCGTTATCCCTTTTAAAG CATGGCAGTAACCTTTACATTCAAGATAAAGATGGATATACTCCGTTGGATCTGGTAATGAAAGACAGACCTCCCCACATTGTTTCAAAACTAGTG gTTCCTAGGCTGGTGGAAGGTCTTCGTGGTCATCCATGTACTCAGGTCGCTGGAGCAAAGGATCACACAGTAGTTCTAACGGAAGATGGATATGTTTACACATTTGGACTAAATACCCCCCTCCAAATTCAAATGTTCCAAGGCAG GATACTTGCAAGATCctaa
- the LOC121393916 gene encoding protein kinase C delta type-like, translating into MDSVLYYAAEMVCGLQFLHSEGIIHRDFKPENILFSNKGHIKIADFGLAAENVFGNKTISGSIGTLHNMAPEMIQCQIYNSAVDWWAFGIVLCKMATGRSPFYEGRKAEKCIHFILNCQPSYSEQLSTELQDLLEKLLKKKPYKRLGFKGI; encoded by the exons gtacTACGCAGCTGAGATGGTGTGCGGCCTGCAATTTCTGCACTCTGAAGGAATTATCCATCG AGACTTCAAACCGGAAAACATTCTGTTCAGCAACAAGGGACACATCAAGATTGCTGACTTTGGATTGGCTGCTGAGAACGTATTTGGCAACAAAACCATCTCAGGATCAATTGGGACATTGCACAACATGGCCCCAGAG ATGATCCAGTGTCAAATCTACAATTCAGCAGTAGACTGGTGGGCTTTTGGGATTGTCTTGTGCAAAATGGCCACTGGAAGATCACCTTTTTATGAAGGCCGTAAAGCAGAGAAATGCATCCATTTTATCCTCAATTGCCAGCCCAGCTATTCAGAACAGCTCAGTACAGAACTGCAAGATCTTCTGGAAAAG CTCCTAAAGAAGAAGCCATACAAGCGGCTTGGGTTCAAGGGGATATAA